From the genome of Pseudomonas mohnii:
CTGCAGGGCATCAGCGGGTCAGCCACGCAATTGGCCACGGCGGCCGATGAATTGAGCGCCGTGACCCTCGATAGCACTCAGGGCCTGCAACAACAGAACAACGAGATTGAGCAAGCGGCCACGGCGGTCAATGAAATGACCATTGCCGTGGAAGAGGTCGCGCGCAACGCAGTCTCCACGTCCGATGCCACTCGCCAGTCCAGTGAGTCAGCGCATCAAGGGCGGGAGAGGGTCAGCGAAACCGCCCGTTCGATCAGTGCACTGGCCGACGACGTGCAGAGCACCGGTGAGCTGGTGCAATCGCTGGCCAACCAATCCCAGGATATCGGCAAGGTGCTGGATGTGATTCGCGCCATTGCCGAACAAACCAACTTGCTGGCGCTCAATGCTGCGATTGAAGCCGCGCGCGCGGGTGAGAGTGGTCGCGGGTTTGCGGTGGTGGCCGATGAAGTGCGCGCGCTGGCCTATCGCACGCAGCAATCGACCCAGGAAATCGAACAAATGGTGCAGGGTATGCGCAACGGTTCGAGCCTGGCCCTGGAGGCCATGAACGCCAGCACCTCCCGTGCCGCCAGCACGTTGTTGCTGGCCGAGAAGGCAGGTGAGGCGCTGCAAACCATCACGGCGTCGGTGCATCAGATTCACGAGCGAAACCTGGTGATCGCCAGTGCAGCCGAGGAACAGGCCCAAGTGGCGCGCGAGGTCGATCGCAACCTGGTGAATATCCGTGACCTGTCTGTGCGTTCGGCCGCCGGGGCCGATCAGACCAGTGCATCGAGCCATGAGCTGTCGCAGTTGGCGAATGCCCTGCAGGGGATGGTGCGGCGCTTCCGGGTGTAATGTTCTCGGATAAAACTGTGGGAGCGAGCCTGCTCGCTCCCACAGTGGTCGGGCGGTATCAGTGCAACTTGAGCCGTGGCTCGGTGCCGCGCCCGATCTTACTGCCCAGCATCAGCATTGCCGTGCGGAACGGCCCGTACAGCGCCATCTGGTGCATGCGGTACAGCGACACGTAAAACATCCGCGCCAGCCAACCTTCGAGCATCACGCTGCCAGTGAGGTTGCCCATCAAGTTACCCACAGCAGAAAAACGCGACAGCGAGATCAGCGAGCCGTAGTCGGTGTACTTGTATTCAGGCAATGCCTTGCCTTCAATCCGCAGTTTCAGCGACTTGGCCAGCAATGACGCCTGTTGATGCGCGGCTTGCGCGCGTGGCGGCACGTTGCGGTCGGTACCCGGTTGCGGGCAGGCCGCGCAGTCACCGAAGGCGAAGATATTTTCGTCACGGGTGGTTTGCAGGGTCGGCAGCACTTGCAGCTGATTGATGCGGTTGGTTTCCAGGCCATCGATGTCCTTGAGGAAACCCGGTGCGCGAATCCCTGCGGCCCAGACTTTAAGGCTGGCCTTGATCACGTTGCCATCGGTGGTGATCAGGCTGTCTGCCGTCACTTCGCTGACCGCTGCGTTGGTCATGACATTGACCCCGAGTTTCTCCAGGGTTTTATGCACAGGCCCGCCGATTCGCTCCGGCAGCGCAGGCAGAACCCGTGGCCCCGCTTCGATCAGGGTGATGTGCATGTTTTCCGGTTTGATCCGGTCCAGGCCATAGGCTGCCAGTTCGTGGGCGGCATTGTGCAGTTCGGCGGCCAGTTCGACTCCGGTGGCACCGGCGCCGACGATGGCAACGCTGATCTGTTCAACCTTGTCGGTCTGCCCGGCATGGGCACGCAGGTAGTGGTTGAGCAATTGCTGGTGGAAGCGCTCGGCCTGTTTGCGGGTATCGAGGAACAGGCAATGCTGGGCTGCACCCTGGGTGCCGAAATCGTTGGTGGTGCTGCCGACGGAAATCACCAGCGAGTCGTAAGCCACTTCCCGCGCCGGAACCAGCTCAAGGCCGGCCTCGTCATAAGTGGCGGCCAACTGGATTTTCTTTTGTGCGCGATCGAGCCCGCTCATGCGTCCCAGCTGGAACTCGAAGTGGTTCCATTTGGCCTGGGCAACATAGTTGAGTTCATCTTCGGAGGAGTTCAGGGAACCGGCCGCCACCTCGTGCAACAGCGGTTTCCAGATGTGGGTCAGGTTCGCGTCGACCAGCATTACACTGGCGATGCCGCGTTTACCCAGAGTCTTACCCAGACGGGTAGCCAACTCCAGACCGCCGGCGCCGCCGCCAGCGATGACAATACGATGAGTCATGGGGATATCTCACAAGGCTAAAAGAAATCGGTGCAGTCGCGAAGCGGCTCATAGCGTCAGGTAACTGATAAGTCGGCTCAAAAGGCCAAGACCAATGGTCACTGCCAACACCAGCACAAGGAGCATCCACGGCCGGAAGGGCCGGCGCTCGACTCGGTGCTGGGACAGATGCAGGTACTCTTCGACATGCTTCTGGTCGTCGGGGTTCAGGCGGCTGGTCATATCGGGCCTCGTCAGGGGTAGACGTTGCTGATTGCGGAGAGGTTACAAGTCGATTTAACGAACGTTGAACGGAGCATAGCCGCTGTCCGGAATGGGCTCGACGCTCACCGTATCGTCCAGGCGAATGATTCCACTTTGTAACACTCGGGCGGTGATTCCGCCATGTCCGCGAACGGCTTGAAAGGTCCCGGGGCCGAGGTTGTTTTGCAGGCGTGCGCAAGGCTGGCACCAGCCAGTGGTTTCGAAAATCGCCTGGCCAATTCTGAAGCGACGCCCCTTGAGGCTGAACAGGTTGATACCGCTGATAACGAGATTGCGCCGTAACTCATCAGGCAGCACCGGTTTATCGTGCGGGCGGCCCATCAGCGAACTGATCACCGCCAGATGCTCCCATTGGATCAACGTCACTTGCCGCGCATTGCGTACGCCTGGCCGGGCTCGATCACCGGTCAAGCCAGCCTCCAGTCGCGCTTCCACGGCTTCCAGTTCGATCATCGGCACATGAGGTTGCGGGCGCACGCCAATCCAGCGTACGCGACCGATTTGCGGGACATCAGCTATCAGTTCCTGCAATGGGCTCACAGACTGATACCGACGTCGAAAACGATGCTGCGCCCCAGGTTGCTGCGCAGGAAGTCCGGTGCATCCGGATGCGCGAAGAGCACGCGGGCGAAAGTCGGGCCGACCAATGACAACGAGCGCCAGCCTTGGCGCAGGTATTCGGTAGGCGGCGGGAAATGGCTGTTGAGGTCCAGCACTTCGCGCTTGAGGCTGGCGAAGGCGATGATGTCCAGGTCGCCGAGATCCATGCCGCGTTCTTTGTAGTTATGCGCTTTTTTGCGCAAGGTCGGCGCCAGTCGCAGCAAGAATTCGTTGGCCGGGATGCGCCGCGGCTTGGCCTCGCGCCGGACCAGTTGGCTCAGGGAGAATGCGCTGCGGCGGCGTTGCAGCTCATCGCGCCATTCGTCGTTGAGGCGCCGGCCTTCGTCGAGGACGAAGAACACCTCGAAGCTGGCATCGCGAAACAACACGTCCGGCGGTTCGCCGGCCGGGGCGAATTCGTCGGCACGATAAGGAATGTTCAAGCCTTGCAGCAGGCGCTGGCAGACCCAACGCTCACGCTCCCATTTGCGGGCATTGGACAGGAACGCGTTGGCTTGCTCGGCCGCGATGGTCAGCAAGCGTAAGTAATCTGAGTCATCCATAGGCCCAAGCTTAGCGTTCAATTGCGACAAGCAGAAAGCGTTAAGCGGTAAACAGCGTTACTGGGCACCGGGAAGCGCCGGTGTAAACTGCTTGCCACTACCCATGCGATTGAGCGAGGAATTGAACGTGAAGTATTGGTCAGTGTTACTGCTCGGGCTTTTGCCACTGTGGGCCCATGCGCTGGAAGTGGGTGAGCGACTGGCGCCATGGACGCTGCTCGATCAGTTCGATCAGGCCTTTACCCTCGACAATCGCACTCAGACGCTGCTGGTGGCGCGCAGCATGGAAGGCGCCAAGTTGGTCAATGCTGCGTTGCAGGGCCAGCCCAAAGGCTATCTGGAGGCCCGTCATGCAGTATTTCTCGCGGATATCCAGCGCATGCCACGGCTGATCGCAAAAATGTTCGCCGTGCCGGCCATGCGCGATTATTCCTACCGGGTCATGCTGGATCGCGAGGGCCGCGTTGCACCGAAGTATCCCGGTGCTGTGGATAGCGTGCTGTGGTTACAGCTCAAGGACGGCCAGTTGGTGGCGCAGCACGAGTACGCCACGGCTGCGCAGTTGCGTGAGGCGCTGGAGACGTCTCGCCCATGATCGGTGCCGAGCTGCTGTCATCTCAGAGTCTGACAGTCGGCTGGCTGATTTATGTGCCGGTATTGCTCTGGGCGATCTGGCGTGCGCCGTGGGTTGAGCTGTTCACCGATAGCCGTCGCCAGCATTTACTGTTCGGCACGGTGTTCGCGCTGTTCATGTTGTGGTTGGTGCGGCGGGATTTCGATACCGGCGTGTCCTATCACTTCATTGGCATGACAGCGGTAACGCTGTTGCTGGATTGGCCGCTGGCGATCATCGGCGGACTGGTGGCGCAGTTGGGGCTGGTGTCGCTCGGGCGACAGGATTTGATGGCGGTCGGGGTCAACGGCGCGTTGTTGATTCTGTTGCCGGTGCTGGTGACCGAATGCTGCGCGATCCTGGTGGAGCGCGCGCAGCCACGAAATCCCTTTGTGTATATCTTCGTTTCCGGATTTTTTGCCGCGGCACTGTCGGCGTTGCTGTGTCTGCTGCTGGCGCTTTGGCTGTTGTGGTTCGACGAGCGTTTTGAGATGCCGTACTGGCTGGAGGATTTTGTCGGTTACCTGTGGTTGCTGATTTTTCCCGAGGCCTTTATCAACGGCATGGTGGTCAGTGCTCTGGTGGTGTTCTGCCCGGAATGGCTGGAGACCTTCAACCGCACGCGCTACCTTTCGGCGCCCTGGAAGGACGACGATCCGAAGCCTTGATTCACATCAAACCCTGAAAGCGCTGGTGATCCCATGCTCGGCAAAACCTTCAGGAGTTTCGTCATGAGTGTTTATGAGTGGGCAAGGCAGGAATTGCGCCAGAGTCTGGATTCGGCGCAAGCGGAAGGATTTGATCCTGGGTTGAGCCTGCGCGCCTTGCTCAGTGCCGTGGTGCAGCAGAGCAAGGCCGTACGCAGTGCGGAGGATCTGGCCGACGAGTTGCATTTCCTGGCGGAAAACCTCGACGACGGTCAGGACTACGGCTTCATGCGGCCCTGACGACGGGCATCAGTGACGCGGATCGAAGTCGCCGCTGAACAACTCGTCCTCGGCATCGGGAGCCACGGGAATCTTGTGTTCTTCCGACGCCCAGGCCCCCAGGTCGATCAGTTTGCAACGGTCCGAACAGAACGGGCGGAATTTGCTTTCGGGACTCCATTCGACAGGGGCTCCGCAAGTCGGGCATTCGACGGTTGGGGTTTGGCTCATGACTGGCCTCCACGCAAAGTAAGGTAAAAGTGATGCAGGCGTTCAACCTCGCTGTGCAGCCAGGCGAGGTCGCGGTCGTTGACCACCACGTCGTTGGCATGTCTCAGGCGATCCTGGCGGCTGGATTGGGCCTTGAGGATCGCCTGGACCTGCTGTTCGCTAGTCTGGTCACGCAGCAGCGTGCGTTCGATCTGTAGCTGTTCGGGGGCATCGATCACCAGCACCCGTTGGGTCATGGCGTACTGCCCGGACTCGATCAGCAGCGGCGAAACCAGAATCGCATAAGGCGATTTTGCCAGCGCCAGATGTCGAGCGATTTCCTCGGCGATCAGCGGATGCAGCAACGCTTCGAGCCAGCGACGTTCTTCCGGCACCTCGAAGATCCGTTTGCGCAGCGCGGCGCGGTCCAGTTGCCCGTCGGCGAGTAACACATCCGGTCCGAAGTGTTCGACGATCTTCGCCAGCGCCGGCCGCCCCGGTTCGACCACCCAACGGGCGGCATGATCGGCGTCGACCACATGTACGCCGAGGTCGATGAAATGTTGGGCCGCCGCGCTTTTTCCGCTGCCGATGCCGCCGGTGAGGCCGAGAATCCAGGGTTTTTCCACAGGGGTATTCATTTCAAACCGACAAACTGCCAATAGAAGTCGGTTATTTGAACACCCCAGAGCAAGGCAATCCAGCCAGCAATGGCCAGATAGGGCCCGAAGGGGATGGGGGTCGAGGTTTTTGCCTTGCGCAGGCGCAGGATAATCAAGCCAATCACGGCACCCGCCAGGGAGGAGAGGAGGATGGTCAGCGGTAATATTTGCCAGCCACCCCAGGCGCCAAACATCGCCAGCAATTTGAAATCGCCATGGCCCATGCCTTCCTTGCCGGTGATCAGTTTGAACAACCAAAACACCGACCACAGCGCCATATAGCCGGTGATCGCGCCCCACAATGCATCCTGCAACGGCACGAACAGGCCGAGGCTGTTGACGATCAGCCCCAGCCACATCAGCGGCAGCACCAGCACGTCCGGCAATAATTGATGTTCAACGTCGATCAGGCTCATGGCCAGCAGGCCCCACGTCAGTAGCAGGGTCATGCCGGCTGGCCAGCCGAAACCGAAGTGCCAGGCAATGAACGCCGACAACAGGCCGCAGGCGAGTTCGGTCAATGGGTATCGTTTGCTGATCGGTGTCGTGCAAGACGAGCAGCGTCCGCGCAGCAGCAGGAAGCTGAGCAGCGGAATATTTTCCCAGGCCCGAATCCGGTGACCGCAGTTCGGGCACTGGGAATGGGGCAGCAGCAGGTTGTAGGTCGGCAGCGGTGTTTCGCCGGGCAGCCCGAGAATGTCATGGGCCTGCAGGCGCCACTCGCGCTCGAGCATTTTCGGCAGGCGCCAGATCAGCACGTTAAGAAAGCTGCCGACCAGCAGGCCGATCACCCCGGTGATGACGACAAAGGCTAGCGGGTAGTGGGTGAGAATTTCGTTCAAGGGCATATCAGATCGCTGAGCCTAGTTGGAAGATGGGCAGGTACATCGCGACGACCAGGCCACCGACGATAACACCCAGCACCACCATGATGAACGGTTCCATCAGGCTGGTCAGATTATCGACCATGTTATCGACTTCGTCTTCGTAGAAACCCGCGACCTTGTCGAGCATGCCGTCCAGCGCGCCGGACTCCTCGCCAATGGCGGTCATCTGGATGGCCATGTTCGGAAAGATGCCCGAAGTGCGCATGGCGAAATTCAGCTGCATACCCGTCGAAACATCCTGCTTGATCCGCTGCACTGCGCGCTTGAACACAATGTTGCCGGTCGCGCCCGCCACTGACTCAAGAGCTTCCACCAGCGGCACACCGGCGGCGAACGTGGTCGCCAGCGTACGGGCGAAACGGGCCACGGCGGATTTGTACATCAAGGTGCCCACCAGCGGCAGTTTCAACAACCCGGTGTCCATTCGGTCGCGAAAAGCCTGGGACGTCCTGAAGGCATGGCGCATGGCGAACGACCCTGCGATCAGCACCCCGAGCATCATCCACCACGTGTCCTGCATGAACCGCGACAAGCCAATGACCATCACAGTGAAAGCGGGTAACTCGGCTCCGAATCCCTGGAATACCGACTGGAATTGCGGCACCACTTTGACCAGAAGAATCCCGGTGACGATGATCGCGACGAACACCACCACCAGCGGGTAGGTCATGGCTTTCTTGATCTTGGCCTTGAGGCTTTCGCTCTTTTCCTTATAAGTCGCCACCCGTTCCAGCAGCGTATCCAGCGCCCCGGCCTGTTCGCCGGCGTCCACCAGATTGCAGTACAGCTCATCGAAATACCGGGGCTTTTTGCGCAGGGCCGCGGCAAAGCTGTTGCCCGCCGCGACGTCCTGTTTCACCTCGTCCACCAACGTGCGCATGGCCGGGTTATCGAAGCCTTCGCCGATGATGTCGAACGACTGCAGTAGCGGCACCCCGGCTTTCATCATGGTTGCCATTTGCCGGGTGAACAGGGCAATGTCCCGGGCCTTGATGTGGTTGCCCAGGTTGAGCAGCGAGGGGGTTTTCTTGCGAACCTTGCCGGGGGTGATGCCTTGCTTGCGTAATTGCGCCTTGATCAGTGCCGGGTTATGTCCGCTCAGCTCGCCGGTTATTCGGGTGCCTTGGCGATCAGTGCCTTCCCAGGCATATACGCTGATTTTTGCTGCTTTGACCGCCATGTTCTGTCCTTGGTGACCTGGTTGAATTCTTCAAGGCTGGGGATGCAGTGTTGGCACCCCCGGGCTCATAGATCGTGGATATGCCGATGTGTTCCTCGCAGATACCTCTCATTGGCTGGGCCCCGCGGGGAGTCTGCGCCGCTCAGGGCCCATTGTTTGGCCTGGCTGTTGGAGGCGATGCCATGCCTCGGAGTGCCGGACACACGACTCATAGCCTAGTCAAACGGCGGGACCAAGCCGCCAAGGAGGAGGTGACAAAAACTGTCAGATAGTGCGGATTCTGGGGGTAGGAAAGGGTGTTGTGGCGGTCGCGCACCCCGCCAACAGGGCGCGCGGGGCCTGGCATGGGCTGTGCTGCGACAGCTTTAGATCATGAGATTTCGACTCATGCACGGAGGCTGTCAATGCACAAACAAAGAGGCTTTACCCTGATCGAGCTACTGATAGTGGTCGCAATCATCGGGATTCTGGCGACGTTCGCCATTCCTGCGTACTCCAAATACCAGGCGCGGGCCAAAGTGACGGCGGGGCTGGCTGAGATTTCGGCCTTGAAGGTGCCGTTCGAAGACGTCATCAATCAAGGCGACGATCCGGATCTGGCTAAGGTAACCGGGACACCGGTCACCTCTAACTGCACAATGACAGCGACCGGTAACGCTGCGGAGGGTGCTGGCACTATTGTCTGCACCCTTGTGAATGCACCGGGCCCCGTGCTGAATAAGACCATCACCTTGTCGCGAACGCTGACGGGGTGGACGTGCGCCACCACAGTCGATCAGGACTACGCGCCCAAAGGTTGCACGGGCGTTGCCCCGAAAGTCTGATCCATGAGCTGATTGCCAATACCCCGCCGTTCGCGGGGTATTTTTGTGTCCGGCTTCACAGCAAATGAGGCTTGAAGAAAAACCGCGTTAATTCATGGCCTTAGGCCTGCGGCAAAACCCGCAACTTGCATGTAGAGATTTTCAAAGTCATGCATTTTGCATGATTCCGGAATATGGCAAATTTTATAAGTGATTGATTTATATCAGTTTATTGTCTGTTTCAAAGTTGGCATAGCGTTCGCACTCTCTCTGGTAACCCTGCTGAAAAGAAATCCAGCAGACTTTCCAGAAAAACAGGAGTTACTCGTATGAAGAAGTTCGCTATCGCTGCCGCCACTGTTACCGCGCTGACCCTGACCATGGCCAATGCTGCATTTGCACAGACTCAAGCCACCCAGGCACCCATGATGCTGGCGGCCGGTGAGATGACCAAAGCCGAGGAAGCTACTTCCGATACCTGGATTACGACCAAAGTCAAAAGTGACCTGCTCACCGAAAAAGGCATCCCTGGCACCGACATCAAAGTTGAAACCAATAAGGGTGTCGTGTCTCTGTCATCCACCGTTGCGGTGACTGACGCTCAGAAAGCCACTGCCGTGGCGATCACCAAAAAAATCAAAGGCGTCAAAGCGGTCTCCGCTGACGGCCTGAAAGCCGAATAAGGCACGACTTCTCGCCTGGACTGGGAGAAGGCGCGGCAGGCGGGCCGAGCTATACGCCTGTCGCCTCTGAGGAGTTCATGCGAACGGCCATACGGATGTGGCCATTACAGGCCCCGGCACTCGTGTCGGGGCCTGTTCTATTGTGGCGTCGCAAACGAACGGGAGATCGGTTCTAGCGTTGTCTTTGCTTCACTCGGCGTCCAGATGCAGTGGTGTAACGACCTTGCCGTCCTTTTCCGCTTCGCCCAGTTGGGCATCGATAAAGTACACGCGGTCATCGGCGAGTTGACCCTTGTCGACCAGATAATCCTTGATGCTGCTGGCGCGATCCTGCCCCAGCTGACGCAATAGCACGTCGCTGGTACTCCAGAACTTGATCACGTCGGCGCGCATCTTCGCCGTGCGTTCCTCCTTGCCCAGATCCTTCCATTCGGCGGGTGGCTGGGTCTTCAGGCGGGTGCGGTAGATCCCTTCCAGCAGCGGGCCCTTCTCGTTGTCCGGCACCACCAGCATCGAAGCCTGGGCGGGCACTTTGTCGCCGCGGCGCTGGAGCATTTTGTAGTAGTTGTACTGGTATTCCCGTTCCAGGCGTTGTTCGGCGATCAATGGGCCGTCGCTGCTTTGCGCCGCCGTGCCTTCGATCTCCAGACGCAGGGCCGGACGCTCCTTGAGCGCGTTGGATAATTTGACCAACGCCGCTTCAGCGTCCTTGCCCAGGTCGCTTGAGCCAGGTGCAAAAGACACACTACCCAGGTCTTCCGAGCCACCGCCGCTGACCAGCCCGCCAATCAGTTTGAAGGGAGCCGCCGCCGCTTTCACGATCAGGTTGCGCAAGGTCTGCCAGACGATCGGCATGACGCTGAACTGCGGATTATTGAGGTCGCCGGTGACCGGCAGTTCGATAGAAATCTTGCCGTCGACGTCCTTGAGCAAGGCAATCGCCAGTTTCAGCGGCAGGCTCACGGCGTCGGGGCTGTCGACTTTTTCGCCCAGTTGCAGTTGTTCGACCACCACTTTGTTCTCGGCTTTTAGCTGGCCTTTGGTGATCAGGTAATGCAGGTCAAGATTGAGTCGGCCCTTGCGGATACGGTAACCGGCGAACTTGCCGGAGTAGGGCGTCAGCGTGGTCAGTTCCACGCGTTTGAAACTGGTGGCGATGTCGAGGCTGGCCATCGGGTCGAACGGATTGACCGCTCCCTTGATGGTCACCGGTGCATAGCGGTCGACCTTGCCCTTGACGTCGACACTGGCGGGTTTGGCCTGGCGGCTGTCGATGGTGCCGATTTGCCCGTTGAGTTGTTGAACGGCGGTTGCAAAGTTTGGTGTCAGGCTGAAGTCGGCGAAATTGGCCGAACCGTCATTGATGGCAATCCCGCCGATATGAATACCCAGTGGCTTGTCCTTGCTGGCGGCGGGTTTGGCGGCAGCAGTCCTGGCGCCGGAATCGGCCGGTTGCGGGATCAGCAGATCATCGATGTTGGTGGTGCGGTCATCGTTGATCATGAATCGCACATAGGGCTGCATCAGGTTGATTCTGTCGATCGAGAGGCTATCACCGTGTTGATAGTTCAGGCCTTCGACCATGACCTGCTGCCATTTGAGAAAGTCGCGGGTTTTCAGGGTGTCGAGCGTATGCAGCTGATCAACCTGGGCGCGCCCGGTTACGCTGAAGGCCAAGGGTTCGGTGCTTTTCAGGTTGACCGCCAGATCGCTGCCGAGCATGCCGCTGCGCAGTTCCAGGCGTATGAATGGCGTGATGTAGGACTGGGCGACCCGCAGGTCGATGTCCTTGGTCTGGACATTGAGTCTGGCGCTGATCGGGGCCAGATTGACCTCCCCGTCTGCCAAAAGCTTGCCTTGTTTGCCTACGCCAGTATCGAGTTTGAGCGTAAAAGGCGAGCCATTGAGACTGTCGAACTTCTGAAGGTCGAGATTCAATGGTCCCAATTCCAGCGCGACGGCGGGTTGTGCCTTGCGGTCGGCCAGATGCACCTGATAGTCACGCAGTTGCACGTCGTTGAGCAGGACCTGCCACGGTTTGCTCGCTGGAGCAGGGGCGGGCTTGGGTGAATCGGCTGATGCCGGCGTGCTGGCCGGTTCGGCCTTGGCCTTGGCGGCGGGTTTGGATGGCTGGCTGGCGAACAGCTTCTGCCAATCGAGTTGGCCATCAGCCTCCAGTGCCGCCCAGGTTTCCAGTTTACGGCTGCGGATCTTGCCGACCACCACCTGCTGTTTGGCCAGGTCCACGGTGGTATCGCTGATGTCCAGTCGCTCAAGCTTCACCAGTGGCCGTCCATCCGGCGCCTTGATGGAGAAGGGCGCAACGCTGACCGCGACATTGCTCAGCAGCAACTCGGTCTGCTTGGACAGGTTGAGTTTGTAGTCGGTGCTGATATTGACCACACCGCTTTCCAGGTCCAGGGGCACTGCGTCGCGCACGTAGGGCCAGAAGGATTTCATCTTGCCGTCAGTGATTTTCAGCTTACCTTCGGAGGCAATCGGGATCAGGCTGAAGTTACCCGTCCAGTCGACCTGCCCGCCGCCCGGGCCGATGGCGACCAATGTCATGTCGGCACTGTCTTC
Proteins encoded in this window:
- a CDS encoding DUF748 domain-containing protein; this translates as MKPHMYKGLIRAIGALLTALALYSLLGFLILPGIALRIANQQLANYATMPATLQRIELNPFSLEVTLWGLSIGEPGKEQIGFERLYANLQLDSLWTKTLHLSDIELEKSKTEILFGKDGKLNLLGLFKLPQSEPTPADPDAKPFPLRIDRINLAGGVVHFKDERPSEPIEFIYDKLDFELKNLSTRPEDSADMTLVAIGPGGGQVDWTGNFSLIPIASEGKLKITDGKMKSFWPYVRDAVPLDLESGVVNISTDYKLNLSKQTELLLSNVAVSVAPFSIKAPDGRPLVKLERLDISDTTVDLAKQQVVVGKIRSRKLETWAALEADGQLDWQKLFASQPSKPAAKAKAEPASTPASADSPKPAPAPASKPWQVLLNDVQLRDYQVHLADRKAQPAVALELGPLNLDLQKFDSLNGSPFTLKLDTGVGKQGKLLADGEVNLAPISARLNVQTKDIDLRVAQSYITPFIRLELRSGMLGSDLAVNLKSTEPLAFSVTGRAQVDQLHTLDTLKTRDFLKWQQVMVEGLNYQHGDSLSIDRINLMQPYVRFMINDDRTTNIDDLLIPQPADSGARTAAAKPAASKDKPLGIHIGGIAINDGSANFADFSLTPNFATAVQQLNGQIGTIDSRQAKPASVDVKGKVDRYAPVTIKGAVNPFDPMASLDIATSFKRVELTTLTPYSGKFAGYRIRKGRLNLDLHYLITKGQLKAENKVVVEQLQLGEKVDSPDAVSLPLKLAIALLKDVDGKISIELPVTGDLNNPQFSVMPIVWQTLRNLIVKAAAAPFKLIGGLVSGGGSEDLGSVSFAPGSSDLGKDAEAALVKLSNALKERPALRLEIEGTAAQSSDGPLIAEQRLEREYQYNYYKMLQRRGDKVPAQASMLVVPDNEKGPLLEGIYRTRLKTQPPAEWKDLGKEERTAKMRADVIKFWSTSDVLLRQLGQDRASSIKDYLVDKGQLADDRVYFIDAQLGEAEKDGKVVTPLHLDAE